TTGATTCAGCTGATGCTGTGCGCTTTCGGGAACTTTTCATGACTAAGCCAGGAAGAAGCCAGTCAGGAGTTTCTGTTGTTGCAATCATGACTAAGCCCATAAAATGCCCCCATGGAAAGTGCATATACTGCCCTGGCGGGCCAGAGTCATTTTTTGGTGATACGCCCCAAAGTTACACAGGTAAAGAGCCTGCAGCAAGAAGGGCAATGAGAGCTTTTTATGACCCTTACCTTCAGGTTATGAACCGGCTTGAGCAGTATACTGTTACAGGGCACATTCCAGAAAAGGCGGAGCTAATAATCATGGGAGGAACATTCCCAAGCTTTGATGATTCGTATCAGGATGAATTTGTCAGCTATTCCTTCAAGGCCATGAATGATTTCTCTTCAGAGTTTTTTCGGGATAGAATTCTTGACTCTGAAAAGTTCCGGGATTTCTTTGAGCTTCCCTGCGATGTTACAGATGAAGGAAGGACTGAAAAAATTCAGAAAAAGCTTCTTTTGCTTAAGGGAAATTTAGCTCCTTCTCTTTCAGATGAGCAATTGAAAAATGAATATTCATTAGTTAGGTGCGTTGCAATGTGCATTGAGACAAGGCCAGACTACTGCAAAAAGCCCCACATTGAAAAAATGCTGAGGCTTGGGGCAACAAGAGTTGAAATTGGAGTCCAAAGCATTTACGATTCTGTCCTGAACAAGATAGAAAGGGGGCATTCTGTGAAGGACATTGTTGAAGCAACAAGGCTTCTTAAGAATTCTTTCCTTAAAGTAGGCTATCACATGATGATAGGGCTTCCTCTTTCAAGCTCTGAAGATGATGTGAATGGATTAAGGGAAATTTTTGAAAATTCGGATTTTCGCCCTGATAATCTTAAGATTTATCCGTGCATGGTAATCAAGGGCACTAAGCTTTATGACATGTGGAAGAACAAAGCAGGTGTTGAGATGACTAATCTCCGCCAGATGATTTCCAATTCAATGAGAGATGAAAAGCTTTCCTGCAGATGCATAAGGTGCAGGGAACCCAGGGGAAGAAAGGTTGACTATGAAATGGTCAGGATTAAGAGAATTGATTATGATGCAAGCTTGGGAAAAGAGATTTTCCTCTCTTTTGAGGATGCAAAAAATGACATTATAATAGGGTTCTGCCGCCTTAGGATTCCTTGCAAACCGTTTATCCCCGGGATAGGTGTAAACAGCGCAGGGATAAGGGAGCTTCATGTTTACGGCGAATCCCTTCCAATAGGAAGCTCTTTTAGGGAAAGCTCATCCCAGCATAGGGGATTTGGGAAAATGCTGATTTCCGAAGCAGAGAGGATAGCAAAAGAGGAATTTGGATGCTCAGAAATTCACGTTATTTCAGGCGTAGGTGTAAGGGAATATTACCGTTCAATTGGCTATTCCAGGAATGGCGCATACATGTCTAAAAAGATATGAATCTTTAATTTTACTTTCTAACTTTCTAATGTTGCGATGAATCAGCGATAAAATTATAAACCTATTTTCAGGCATGATTTAAGCATACAAGCGGGGTGATTTTAAGATGGGCGTGATAAGAAGGATTGTTCTTGATGTTCTTAAGCCTCATGAGCCCACAATAGAAGAGCTTGCATCAAGGCTTAGCGACATAGAGGGGACTGACGGAGTGGATATTGTCGTTTATGGCATAGAAAAGCAGGTTGAAAGCATAAAGATAACTATGGAAGGAAGCAAGATAAACCTTGCAAAGGCAAGGGCAATAATTGAGGATTTCGGGGCAAACGTCCACAGCATTGACAAAGTGACATGCGGCTCAAAAATAGTTGAGGAGGCAGAAACTCCCCAGGACGTAGACTGATTTTTTTTTTAATTAGTGGTTTAAATGGAAGCAGCAAAGCAAAAGCCCAACGAGCAGAAAGAAAAGAGAAGGGGCATTTTTGCAAAAATAAGACGTTTCTTTTCAGAATTCAGGGATTACAACAGGATTGCAAAGATTGATGAAATCGCAAGAAGATACTTTCTGATGAACACCTTTGACGGCGTTATGACAATACTGGGAATAATAATGGGAAGCATGTTCTCAAATTCAGGAAATCCAAGGCTCATAATAAATGTGGGGATTGGCGCTGCAGTTGCAATGGCAGTTTCAGGGATATGGGGGGCATATACTGCCGAGCACACAGAGCGGATAAGAGAGCTAAAAAATCTTGAAAAGGCAACACTCAGAAAGCTCAAAAATACAAAGATTGCCCGCGCATTTGGCACTGCAGAAGTCATCATTGCCGTTATAGACGGGATTTCCCCTCTCACAGCCACCTTCATAATTCTTGTCCCTTTCTTTTTCACAGCGCTTTCCATCAGCACAATGTACACGCTTTCAATTGCAATTGCATTTTCTGTGCTTGCAATTCTTGGGGTTTTTACTGCAGTAATCTCTAAGGAAAGAATTATGCCGTCTGTATTCAAGATGATTCTTGCTGGAACAGTTTCAGCAATTATAGGCAAACTTCTTATAAAATAGGCTTCATCTTGAGTCCTGAAAATAAGATGCTGTCTTTTTTTTGCGAAAGCTCTTTTGAATAGTCTTCAAATCATCTTTATGAAATTCTTCAGGAATATCACTATTCCAATGAGCACCAGCACAAGAAAAAGGTCAAGCACAATTCCCATCTTGCCTCTGCACTTTTCATCGCAGTGCACCCGCAGATTGCTTTTCTTTATCTCTTCTATCATTCTTCTGTCATAATTGAGCATTTTATTTCCCTCTGAAAAAAATCAAGGTAAAAATGCGGTAACAGGTAGTTAAAATAGTTTTCTATTTTTCAAAATTTTAAATCAGAAAGATAATCCTATTTTAACAAATTAAACTGCAAAAAATAAGGAA
This genomic stretch from Candidatus Woesearchaeota archaeon harbors:
- a CDS encoding tRNA uridine(34) 5-carboxymethylaminomethyl modification radical SAM/GNAT enzyme Elp3; the protein is MTEKIAGKDGKCSNDKAALSLVSREILRRIKENGISGDKALNSLKKKVAEEMGFSGFISNIKILSSIDSADAVRFRELFMTKPGRSQSGVSVVAIMTKPIKCPHGKCIYCPGGPESFFGDTPQSYTGKEPAARRAMRAFYDPYLQVMNRLEQYTVTGHIPEKAELIIMGGTFPSFDDSYQDEFVSYSFKAMNDFSSEFFRDRILDSEKFRDFFELPCDVTDEGRTEKIQKKLLLLKGNLAPSLSDEQLKNEYSLVRCVAMCIETRPDYCKKPHIEKMLRLGATRVEIGVQSIYDSVLNKIERGHSVKDIVEATRLLKNSFLKVGYHMMIGLPLSSSEDDVNGLREIFENSDFRPDNLKIYPCMVIKGTKLYDMWKNKAGVEMTNLRQMISNSMRDEKLSCRCIRCREPRGRKVDYEMVRIKRIDYDASLGKEIFLSFEDAKNDIIIGFCRLRIPCKPFIPGIGVNSAGIRELHVYGESLPIGSSFRESSSQHRGFGKMLISEAERIAKEEFGCSEIHVISGVGVREYYRSIGYSRNGAYMSKKI
- a CDS encoding DUF211 domain-containing protein yields the protein MGVIRRIVLDVLKPHEPTIEELASRLSDIEGTDGVDIVVYGIEKQVESIKITMEGSKINLAKARAIIEDFGANVHSIDKVTCGSKIVEEAETPQDVD